Proteins from one Xiphophorus hellerii strain 12219 chromosome 8, Xiphophorus_hellerii-4.1, whole genome shotgun sequence genomic window:
- the bxdc2 gene encoding ribosome biogenesis protein BRX1 homolog — protein MAASKRKRGGDGTSDKKGKKGKFVADKGETPPETEQETKNEVTVPAPVSMGKWTNKERVLIFSSRGINFRTRHLMQDLRTMMPHSKADTKMDRKDKLFVVNEVCEIKNCNKCLFFEAKKKQDLYMWISNCPHGPSAKFLVQNIHTLAELKMTGNCLKGSRPLLSFDPKFDKEPQYALLKELFIQTFSTPHYHPKSQPFVDHVYTFSIADNRIWFRNYQIIEEDASLVEIGPRFVLNLIKIFQGSFGGPTLYENPNFRSPNLHRREIRLAAAAKVREKQMVKEIQKIKRKDAKEVVDNDVTADVFVTPDERKPVHIQTEPPAPKVVKKNKHKAFKRERMQRGRR, from the exons ATGGCTGCGTCCAAAAGAAAACGTGGAGGAGATGGAACCTCGgacaaaaaggggaaaaaggGTAAATTTGTTGCAGATAAAGGCGAAACTCCGCCTGAAACCGAGCAGGAGACAAAAAATGAAGTTACTGTCCCAGCTCCGGTTTCTATG GGCAAATGGACCAACAAGGAAAGAGTTCTTATCTTCTCTTCAAGAGGAATCAACTTCAGAACCAGACACCTGATGCAAGACCTGAGGACCATGATGCCTCACTCAAAAGCAG ATACCAAAATGGACAGGAAGGACAAGCTGTTTGTTGTTAATGAG GTGTGTGAAATCAAAAATTGCAACAAGTGCCTCTTTTTCGAGGCAAAGAAGAAGCAGGACCTCTACATGTG gaTCTCCAACTGCCCGCATGGACCTTCTGCAAAGTTTCTGGTTCAGAACA TTCATACGTTGGCTGAGCTCAAAATGACAGGAAACTGCCTGAAAGGATCCAGACCACTGCTCTCGTTTGATCCA AAATTTGACAAAGAGCCCCAGTATGCTTTACTGAAGGAACTCTTcatccag ACATTTTCCACGCCTCACTATCATCCTAAGAGTCAGCCTTTTGTGGACCACGTCTACACTTTCTCCATCGCAGACAACAGAATATGGTTTAGAAACTACCAG ATAATTGAAGAGGACGCCTCTCTGGTGGAGATCGGCCCACGATTTGTTCTAAATCTCATAAAGATCTTCCAGGGAAGCTTTGGAGGGCCCACGCTGTATGAAAATCCCAACTTCCGATCTCCAAACTTg CACAGACGGGAGATCCGCCTGGCAGCCGCAGCCAAAGTGCGAGAGAAGCAGATGGTGAAAGAGATTcagaaaataaagaggaaagatGCAAAGGAGGTGGTCGACAACGATGTGACGGCTGACGTCTTTGTTACACCAGATGAACGGAAACCTGTTCACATTCAGACGGAGCCACCTGCGCCAAAAGTAGTGAAgaagaacaaacacaaagctttCAAGAGGGAGCGGATGCAGCGGGGACGCAGATGA